From Oryza brachyantha chromosome 9, ObraRS2, whole genome shotgun sequence, a single genomic window includes:
- the LOC102715233 gene encoding probable protein phosphatase 2C 69, whose amino-acid sequence MAMTAAPAPVTVPLGVLLRREVTSERMERPDVLCGEAARSRKGEDFTLLLAEAGERVAGDPSTSFSVFALFDGHNGSGAAMYAKDNLLNNLLRAIPSGLSREEWLAVLPRVLVAAFVKTDKDFQAVAETSGTTVTFVIIDEWVVTVASVGDSRCILESADGSVYHLSADHRFDSNQDEVQRVTACGSKVGKLNLVGGPQVGPLRCWPGGLCLSRSIGDMDVGECIIPVPHVKQVKLSNAGGRIIIASDGVWDDLAFEMALECSRGFPSDVAANRIVNEAIQPRGLRDDTTCIVVDILPPEKLAPGPPTKRQGKIVFNNMFRRKHPDVSFKLDREYAEPDEVEEIFEDGSAMISKRLAAGYALQSMFKPFSCAVCQVQLKAGQGVSLHSNPLQHEKLQGWQGPFLCQSCNEKKDAMEGKRPPTDS is encoded by the exons atggcgatgacggcggcgccggcgcctgtAACGGTGCCGCTCGgcgtgctgctgcggcgggAGGTGACGAGCGAGCGGATGGAGCGCCCCGACGTGCTgtgcggggaggcggcgcgcagCCGCAAGGGGGAGGACTTCACGCTGCTCCTCGCCGAGGCCGGGgagcgcgtcgccggcgacccgTCCACCTCCTTCTCCGTCTTCGCG CTATTTGATGGGCACAACGGATCAGGAGCGGCCATGTACGCGAAGGACAATCTGCTAAACAATCTTCTACGTGCCATTCCTTCAGGTTTGAGCAGGGAGGAGTGGCTTGCAGTGCTCCCGCGCGTACTTGTCGCAGCATTTGTCAAGACAGACAAAGATTTCCAGGCAGTAG CGGAAACTTCTGGTACCACTGTTACATTTGTAATAATAGATGAGTGGGTTGTAACGGTAGCATCAGTTGGTGATTCACGTTGCATACTAGAATCTGCTGATGGTTCAGTATACCATTTGTCGGCTGATCATCGTTTTGATTCCAACCAAGACGA GGTTCAACGTGTCACTGCATGTGGAAGCAAGGTTGGGAAACTGAATCTTGTAGGTGGCCCTCAG GTTGGTCCTCTAAGATGTTGGCCAGGTGGTTTGTGCTTATCTAGATCAATTGGGGATATGGATGTTGGTGAATGCATCATACCTGTTCCTCATGTGAAACAAGTGAAG CTATCCAATGCTGGAGGCAGGATTATCATTGCAAGTGATGGTGTATGGGATGATTTGGCTTTTGAAATGGCTCTTGAATGTTCTCGTGGATTCCCATCAGATGTAGCTGCCAATCGAATTGTGAAT gAAGCAATTCAACCTCGAGGACTAAGAGATGATACTACGTGCATCGTGGTGGACATATTACCTCCCGAAAAACTAGCTCCAGGTCCTCCCACAAAGAGGCAGGGGAAGATCGTATTCAATAATATGTTTCGCCGAAAACATCCAGATGTATCCTTTAAACTAGATCGAGAGTATGCTGAGCCAGATGAGGTGGAAGAAATATTTGAGGATGGTTCTGCAATGATTTCTAAAAG GCTTGCTGCAGGTTATGCACTTCAGAGCATGTTTAAGCCCTTCAGCTGTGCAGTTTGCCAGGTACAGCTGAAAGCTGGTCAAGGAGTTTCTCTACACAGCAATCCATTGCAACACGAAAAATTGCAAGGATGGCAGGGGCCTTTCCTGTGCCAAAGCTGCAATGAAAAGAAAGATGCAATGGAGGGGAAACGGCCTCCAACAG ATTCTTAA
- the LOC102708277 gene encoding probable quinone oxidoreductase, producing the protein MELRPGMSALVTGGASGIGKALCIALAQKGLFVTIVDFSEENGREAASLVQIENKRFHGDLKVPTAIFIKCDVSNAGDLSAAFGKHVDTYGGLDICINCAGIAVKTLVYDDQSDGTRTWRHAVNVNLVAVIDGTRIASQIMRSGKKPGVIINIGSAAGLYPMNFDPIYSGTKAGVVMFTRSLAPLRRHGVRVNVLCPEFVQTNMAEQLNRRIVDATGGYITMEDIVNATFELIKDESKAGACLWITKRRGMEYWPTPEERRKYLLNPSKSKRMLTQNTFSTVHTPEFYEKIVVHTLSHNFRDATRLDRVRLRLPVEPHSALVKIIYAGVNASDVNFSSGRYFSGGAKEIAARLPFDAGFEAVGIVASVGDSVNYIKVGTPVALMTYGTYSEFIQVPAKRLLPVPRPEPEVVAMLTSGLTASISLEKAGQMKSGEVVLVTAAAGGTGQFAVQLAKLAGNKVVATCGGNSKAALLASLGVDRVINYQNENIKDVLKKEFPRGADIIYESVGGEMFDLCLNALAVHGRLIVIGMISQYQGEHGWRPRNYTGLCDKILAKSQTVAGFFLIQCAQLWQDHLDKLFDLYASGKLKVSLDPKKFLGVASAPDAVEYLHSGKSVGKVVVCIDPSYSQTLAKL; encoded by the exons ATGGAGCTGAGGCCCGGGATGTCGGCGCtcgtcaccggcggcgcctccgGCATCG ggAAAGCACTTTGCATTGCTCTTGCACAGAAGGGTCTATTTGTGACTATTGTTGATTTCTCTGAAGAAAATGGAAGAGAAGCTGCTTCATTAGTTCAAATCGAAAATAAAAGGTTTCATGGAGATCTTAAAGTTCCGACTGCTATATTTATCAAATGTGATGTTAGTAATGCAG GCGATCTTTCTGCTGCCTTTGGAAAACATGTGGACACATATGGTGGACTAGATATTTGCATCAACTGTGCTGGAATTGCAGTCAAAACATTAGTTTACGATGATCAATCTGATGGAACTAGAACATGGAGACATGCTGTAAATGTGAACCTTGTTGCTGTTATTGATGGTACTCGCATTGCA AGTCAAATTATGCGATCTGGGAAGAAACCTGGTGTCATAATAAATATTGGTTCAGCTGCAGGCCTTTATCCTATGAACTTTGATCCCATATATAGTGGGACAAAAG CTGGTGTTGTTATGTTTACAAGATCACTTGCTCCATTGAGACGCCATGGTGTACGTGTCAATGTACTCTGCCCTGAG TTTGTTCAAACTAATATGGCAGAGCAACTAAATCGTAGAATAGTAGATGCAACTGGTGGATATATAACGATGGAAGATATTGTTAATG cTACGTTTGAACTCATCAAAGATGAAAGCAAGGCTGGTGCTTGCCTTTGGATAACTAAACGAAGAGGGATGGAGTACTGGCCAACACCAGAGGAACGAAGAAAGTATCTGCTGAATCCCTCCAAGTCAAAAAGGATGTTAACACAAAATACCTTTTCAACAGTCCATACGCCTGAGTTCTATGAGAAGAT AGTTGTTCACACACTCAGCCACAATTTTCGCGATGCTACAAGACTTGATCGTGTGCGCTTGAGATTGCCTGTTGAACCACACAGTGCTCTGGTTAAAATAATATACGCTGGTGTAAATGCTAGTGAT GTTAACTTCAGCTCTGGCCGTTATTTCAGTGGTGGTGCTAAAGAAATTGCTGCACGGCTTCCATTTGATGCTGGTTTTGAG GCTGTTGGcattgttgcatctgttggaGATTCAGTCAACTATATTAAAGTTGGCACTCCTGTAGCCCTTATGACTTATGGGACCTATTCTGAATTTATACAG GTTCCGGCCAAGCGTCTTCTTCCGGTGCCAAGACCAGAACCAGAGGTCGTTGCTATGTTAACATCAGGATTGACTGCATCAATTTCCCTTGAGAAG GCAGGCCAAATGAAATCAGGGGAAGTTGTTCTAGTTACAGCAGCTGCTGGTGGAACAGGACAATTTGCTGTGCAG CTCGCAAAACTAGCAGGCAACAAGGTTGTTGCCACATGCGGTGGCAATAGTAAAGCTGCACTTCTGGCTTCCTTAGGAGTTGATCGAGTTATCAACTACCAAAACGAAAACATCAAAGAT GTTCTGAAAAAAGAGTTTCCAAGAGGTGCAGACATTATATATGAATCTGTTGGTGGGGAAATGTTTGACTTGTGCTTGAATGCACTTGCAGTCCATGGACGTCTTATTGTAATCGGTATGATCTCCCAG tATCAAGGAGAGCATGGGTGGAGGCCACGGAACTACACTGGACTATGTGATAAGATCCTTGCTAAAAGTCAAACTGTG GCGGGTTTTTTCCTAATCCAGTGTGCTCAGTTGTGGCAAGATCACCTTGACAAACTTTTTGATTTGTATGCCTCCGGAAAGCTAAAG